A section of the Chromatiales bacterium 21-64-14 genome encodes:
- a CDS encoding 50S ribosomal protein L21, whose translation MYAVIETGGKQYRVQEGTVLRVEKLPAEQGASVEFDKVLMISDGDRVQVGTPYVAGGKVTATVSAQGKGRTVEIVKFRRRKHYRKQAGHRQPYTELRVTGIAG comes from the coding sequence CAGTACCGCGTCCAGGAGGGCACCGTCCTCCGGGTGGAAAAACTGCCCGCGGAGCAAGGTGCTTCCGTGGAATTCGACAAGGTATTGATGATCTCCGACGGGGATCGTGTCCAGGTGGGCACGCCCTACGTTGCCGGCGGCAAGGTCACCGCCACCGTCAGCGCCCAGGGCAAGGGCCGGACCGTGGAGATCGTGAAATTCCGCCGCCGCAAGCACTATCGCAAGCAGGCTGGGCACCGCCAACCCTATACGGAGTTGCGCGTTACCGGCATCGCTGGCTAG